A single genomic interval of Xiphophorus couchianus chromosome 2, X_couchianus-1.0, whole genome shotgun sequence harbors:
- the kxd1 gene encoding kxDL motif-containing protein 1 isoform X1 — MAEPTASGVFCNRMLSMVNSEDVNAIIQAQRHMLDRFEKTNEMLINFNGLSNVRLQQMNERFLLHTRTLVDMKKDLDSVFRRIRTLKGKIAKQYPEAFSNIHESPILEDDDEEFDPIPPSVATTTNTATSEQSTESCDTSPDVISPTVSRCSEDLSQEPPDTPTSDLLETAVLRDEGPDSVPAE; from the exons ATGGCGGAGCCCACAGCCTCCGGTGTGTTCTGTAACAGGATGCTGAGCATGGTGAACTCTGAGGATGTGAACGCCATCATCCAGGCGCAGAGACACAT GCTCGATCGCTTTGAGAAAACCAATGAGATGCTGATAAACTTCAACGGACTGTCGAATGTGAGGCTGCAGCAGATGAACGAGCGTTTCCTGCTTCACACTCGCACCCTGGTTGACATGAAGAAGGATTTGGACAGCGTCTTCAGGAGGATTAG AACATTGAAAGGAAAGATTGCAAAGCAATACCCAGAAGCCTTCAGCA ACATCCATGAGTCGCCAATCTTGGAGGACGACGATGAGGAATTCGACCCTATTCCTCCAAGCGTTGCTACGACAACCAACACAGCTACATCAGAGCAGAGCACAGAATCCTGCGACACAAGCCCCGATGTAATCTCGCCCACCGTGAGCAGATGCTCTGAAGATCTGTCTCAGGAACCACCAGACAcgccgacctctgacctcctagAGACGGCT
- the kxd1 gene encoding kxDL motif-containing protein 1 isoform X2: protein MDLIISLLAVIGQLRWIARLDRFEKTNEMLINFNGLSNVRLQQMNERFLLHTRTLVDMKKDLDSVFRRIRTLKGKIAKQYPEAFSNIHESPILEDDDEEFDPIPPSVATTTNTATSEQSTESCDTSPDVISPTVSRCSEDLSQEPPDTPTSDLLETAVLRDEGPDSVPAE, encoded by the exons ATGGATCTGATTATTTCTCTCCTTGCTGTGATTGGTCAGTTAAGGTGGATTGCCAG GCTCGATCGCTTTGAGAAAACCAATGAGATGCTGATAAACTTCAACGGACTGTCGAATGTGAGGCTGCAGCAGATGAACGAGCGTTTCCTGCTTCACACTCGCACCCTGGTTGACATGAAGAAGGATTTGGACAGCGTCTTCAGGAGGATTAG AACATTGAAAGGAAAGATTGCAAAGCAATACCCAGAAGCCTTCAGCA ACATCCATGAGTCGCCAATCTTGGAGGACGACGATGAGGAATTCGACCCTATTCCTCCAAGCGTTGCTACGACAACCAACACAGCTACATCAGAGCAGAGCACAGAATCCTGCGACACAAGCCCCGATGTAATCTCGCCCACCGTGAGCAGATGCTCTGAAGATCTGTCTCAGGAACCACCAGACAcgccgacctctgacctcctagAGACGGCT